A stretch of Camelina sativa cultivar DH55 chromosome 18, Cs, whole genome shotgun sequence DNA encodes these proteins:
- the LOC104763062 gene encoding uncharacterized protein LOC104763062, which yields MWIRLISMWKTTKERTRLKFLGLGGIKWKRLNFKKMSFLENLRYKIMSIIEAMVLVSKLAFFFLCCGCRF from the coding sequence ATTTCGATGTGGAAGACGACGAAAGAGAGGACGAGGTTGAAGTTTTTGGGACTTGGAGGGATAAAATGGAAGAGATTGAATTTCAAGAAGATGTcgtttttggaaaatttgagaTACAAAATCATGTCTATCATCGAAGCTATGGTTTTGGTATCTAAgcttgctttcttctttctctgttgcGGTTGTAGATTCTAA
- the LOC104760269 gene encoding 3-oxoacyl-[acyl-carrier-protein] synthase I, chloroplastic: protein MQFLQSSSLRASPPNPLRLPSNRQSHQITNARPLRRQRSFISASASATVSAPKRETDPKKRVVITGMGLVSVFGNDVDAYYEKLLSGESGISLIDRFDASKFPTRFGGQIRGFSSEGYIDGKNERRLDDCLKYCIVAGKKALESANLGGDKLNSIDKRKAGVLVGTGMGGLTVFSEGVQNLIEKGHRRISPFFIPYAITNMGSALLAIDLGLMGPNYSISTACATSNYCFYAAANHIRRGEADMMIAGGTEAAIIPIGLGGFVACRALSQRNDDPQTASRPWDKARDGFVMGEGAGVLVMESLEHAMKRGAPIVAEYLGGAVNCDAHHMTDPRADGLGVSSCIERCLEDAGVSPEEVNYINAHATSTLAGDLAEINAIKKVFKSTSGIKINATKSMIGHCLGAAGGLEAIAVVKAINTGWLHPSINQFNPEQAVDFDTVANQKKQHEVDVAISNSFGFGGHNSVVAFSAFKP, encoded by the exons ATGCAATTTCTTCAATCTTCATCCCTCCGCGCTTCTCCGCCGAACCCACTTCGCTTACCTTCGAATCGACAATCACATCAGATTACAAATGCCAGACCCCTTAGAAGACAACGCTCGTTCATCTCCGCATCAGCATCAGCCACTGTCTCCGCTCCCAAACGCGAAACAGATCCGAAGAAACGAGTCGTGATTACTGGTATGGGTCTCGTCTCCGTGTTTGGCAACGACGTTGATGCTTACTACGAGAAACTGCTCTCTGGTGAGAGTGGGATCAGTTTGATTGACCGTTTCGATGCGTCCAAGTTCCCGACTCGATTCGGTGGTCAGATCCGTGGGTTTAGCTCTGAAGGTTATATTGATGGCAAGAATGAGCGTAGGCTTGATGATTGTTTGAAGTATTGCATTGTTGCTGGCAAGAAAGCTCTTGAGAGTGCTAATCTTGGTGGTGATAAGCTTAACTCG ATTGATAAGAGGAAAGCTGGAGTACTAGTTGGGACTGGTATGGGAGGTTTAACTGTGTTTTCAGAAGGTGTTCAGAATCTGATTGAGAAGGGTCACAGGAGGATTAGTCCATTTTTTATACCTTATGCTATAACAAACATGGGTTCTGCTTTGTTGGCGATTGATCTTGGTCTTATGGGTCCAAACTACTCGATCTCAACTGCTTGTGCTACTTCTAACTACTGCTTTTACGCTGCTGCCAACCACATTCGTCGTGGTGAAGCTGATATGATGATTGCTGGTGGAACCGAGGCTGCTATTATTCCTATTGGGTTGGGAGGTTTTGTTGCTTGTAGGGCATTGTCACAGAGAAATGATGACCCTCAGACTGCTTCAAGGCCATGGGATAAAGCAAGAGATGGCTTTGTTATGGGCGAAGGAGCTGGTGTTCTG GTGATGGAAAGCTTGGAACATGCAATGAAACGTGGTGCTCCTATTGTAGCTGAGTATCTTGGAGGTGCTGTTAATTGCGATGCTCACCATATGACTGATCCAAGAGCTGATGGGCTTGGTGTCTCTTCATGTATTGAGAGATGTCTTGAAGATGCTGGTGTATCACCTGAGGAG GTAAATTACATCAACGCTCATGCAACTTCCACTCTTGCTGGTGATCTTGCTGAGATTAATGCCATTAAAAAGGTATTCAAGAGCACTTCAGGGATCAAAATCAACGCCACCAAG tcTATGATAGGTCACTGCCTCGGTGCAGCTGGAGGTCTAGAAGCCATCGCCGTCGTGAAGGCTATCAACACTGGATGGCTGCATCCTTCCATCAACCAATTT AACCCGGAACAAGCTGTGGACTTTGACACGGTCGCAAACCAGAAGAAGCAGCACGAGGTTGATGTTG CCATATCAAACTCGTTCGGGTTCGGTGGACACAACTCAGTCGTCGCCTTCTCTGCCTTCAAACCCTGA